Proteins encoded by one window of Flexibacter flexilis DSM 6793:
- a CDS encoding trypsin-like peptidase domain-containing protein, producing the protein MNQTLKTTLVGFAAGLAGAYAFSLFGNTSMWVLPQANNYAVTASYSDFNNNNTSGNPATGTPANGSVPAAMNADFVKASAVSTPCVVYIKTESEQTGNMWDFYFGFGSQKTRGSGSGVIFTADGYIVTNNHVIDNAQDIEVVHQKRSYKAKVVGTDPSTDIAVLKIEGKNLPSIRLSDSKKVNVGEWVLAVGNPFNLNSTVTAGIVSAKGRNLNIVNSQFPIESFIQTDAAINPGNSGGALVNLKGELVGINTAIYSQTGSYAGYGFAVPSDIVGKVVDDLIKHGIVQKAFFGANVTDMNTQLADQLKVTDLSGVAVSYIQRDGAADRAGLQKGDIILKINEATINSRANFDEEISYYNPGDRVKITYRRDNKTSTTDLVFTNNEGTTGRIKRELYEATSLNATLEPVSKVERERYGIEGGVRVHKVGNGLLRRLGIGEDFIITGINRQPIHTPEQVEAALKNASGKVLIEGVSKEGVKGYYSFYF; encoded by the coding sequence ATGAATCAGACATTGAAAACAACTTTGGTGGGCTTTGCCGCAGGTTTGGCAGGAGCTTACGCTTTTTCTTTGTTCGGCAATACGTCTATGTGGGTGTTGCCGCAGGCCAACAATTACGCTGTTACGGCCTCTTACTCAGATTTTAACAACAACAATACAAGCGGCAACCCCGCCACAGGCACGCCAGCCAATGGCAGTGTTCCTGCTGCCATGAATGCCGATTTTGTGAAGGCTTCGGCGGTGAGTACGCCCTGCGTGGTGTACATCAAAACCGAGTCGGAACAGACAGGCAACATGTGGGATTTTTACTTTGGGTTTGGGTCGCAAAAAACACGCGGTTCGGGGTCGGGCGTTATTTTTACGGCAGACGGCTACATTGTTACCAACAACCACGTGATAGACAACGCCCAAGACATCGAAGTAGTACACCAAAAACGCAGCTACAAAGCCAAAGTGGTTGGTACTGATCCCTCTACGGACATTGCCGTACTCAAAATCGAAGGAAAAAATTTGCCTTCTATTCGCTTGAGCGACTCCAAAAAAGTAAATGTGGGCGAATGGGTGTTGGCTGTTGGCAATCCTTTTAACCTCAACTCGACGGTTACGGCGGGTATCGTAAGTGCCAAAGGCCGAAACCTGAACATTGTAAACAGTCAGTTCCCGATAGAATCGTTTATTCAAACCGACGCGGCCATTAACCCTGGCAACAGCGGCGGGGCGTTGGTCAATCTCAAAGGCGAGTTGGTAGGCATCAATACGGCCATTTATTCCCAAACGGGTTCGTATGCGGGTTATGGTTTTGCCGTGCCAAGCGACATTGTGGGCAAAGTGGTGGACGACCTCATCAAACACGGCATTGTGCAGAAAGCATTTTTTGGGGCAAACGTAACGGACATGAATACGCAATTGGCTGACCAACTGAAAGTTACTGACCTTTCGGGTGTGGCCGTGTCCTATATCCAACGCGATGGCGCAGCCGACCGCGCAGGCCTCCAAAAAGGTGATATTATTCTCAAAATCAATGAGGCGACCATCAACAGCCGCGCTAATTTTGATGAAGAAATCAGCTATTACAACCCTGGCGACCGCGTAAAAATCACGTATCGCCGCGACAACAAAACCTCAACAACCGACCTTGTGTTCACCAACAACGAAGGCACGACAGGCCGCATCAAACGCGAATTGTATGAGGCTACGTCCCTGAACGCAACCTTAGAACCCGTCTCGAAAGTGGAGCGCGAACGCTATGGCATTGAAGGCGGTGTGCGAGTGCATAAAGTCGGCAATGGGCTTTTGCGTCGCTTGGGTATCGGCGAAGATTTTATCATTACGGGCATCAATCGACAGCCTATCCACACCCCCGAACAAGTAGAAGCCGCCCTGAAAAACGCTTCGGGTAAAGTGCTCATCGAGGGCGTGAGCAAAGAAGGCGTAAAAGGTTATTACTCGTTTTATTTCTAA
- a CDS encoding response regulator, with protein MNIYDYKAAYLNNVCQIIRFNAEGQILESCNTLFSCQQLLDANIYDAFPLLDSMRDTMAAMAAGESPMVFRCVEMEIDQREWLLDISVSVQPDTINERVYLLLMTDNTEHYMQLRVLQQQRNQSVISQEYAELQNRAMRAEKELLHLKNTELERTYKYKTDFYAHISHEIRTPIHGITGITQLLKNRITDDAEAALYLDTILASSRHLVGIVNELLDYAKIEAGKMVFEEINFDLQQTCKAALLLFSYQNKEGKTAFNLEFDSDLPKYLIGDERRLSQVLYNLIGNAVKFTPEGRISLTVKKMRETDDDCTICFKICDTGIGMNAEQLSRIFVPYTQLGKDTFQRYGGTGLGLSIVQQMIELQNGTITVTSEPQKGTCFNVELTFLKPQKSYKEINTEQLAEAKVLLVDDDLVNRTIAHTLLSQKGLNVKLAEDGVQAVEMASEEPFNLILMDLHMPQMDGIEAVKIIRQDGASRDARIIALTATDDPDELVACMNAGMNDHLPKPFEQESLYRKVIGALV; from the coding sequence ATGAATATCTATGATTACAAAGCCGCTTACCTGAATAACGTTTGCCAGATTATCCGCTTCAATGCCGAAGGGCAAATTTTGGAAAGCTGTAATACGCTATTTTCTTGCCAACAGTTGCTGGACGCCAATATTTACGATGCTTTTCCGCTGCTCGACAGTATGCGCGACACGATGGCGGCAATGGCGGCAGGCGAAAGCCCAATGGTTTTTCGCTGCGTGGAAATGGAAATCGACCAACGGGAATGGCTGTTAGATATTTCGGTTTCGGTGCAACCCGACACGATAAATGAGCGTGTGTATTTGCTTTTGATGACCGATAACACAGAACACTATATGCAGTTGCGCGTGTTGCAACAGCAACGCAATCAGTCGGTTATATCGCAAGAGTATGCCGAACTGCAAAATCGCGCCATGCGTGCTGAAAAAGAACTTTTGCACCTGAAAAATACAGAACTCGAACGTACGTACAAATACAAAACGGATTTTTACGCCCATATCAGCCACGAGATTCGCACGCCGATTCATGGCATTACGGGCATTACGCAATTGCTAAAAAATCGCATTACGGACGATGCGGAAGCGGCCTTGTATTTAGACACGATTCTGGCTTCTTCGCGCCATTTGGTGGGCATCGTAAACGAACTGCTCGATTACGCCAAAATTGAAGCGGGAAAAATGGTTTTTGAGGAAATTAATTTTGACTTACAACAAACCTGCAAGGCGGCACTTTTGCTTTTTTCTTATCAGAATAAAGAAGGCAAAACCGCTTTTAATTTGGAGTTTGACTCAGATTTGCCCAAATATTTGATTGGAGATGAACGCCGTTTGTCGCAGGTGCTGTATAACCTGATTGGCAATGCCGTGAAATTTACACCCGAAGGGCGTATTTCGCTGACTGTCAAGAAAATGCGCGAAACTGACGACGATTGTACGATTTGTTTTAAAATCTGCGATACGGGCATCGGGATGAATGCTGAGCAACTGAGCCGTATTTTTGTGCCATACACGCAACTGGGCAAAGACACGTTCCAACGCTACGGCGGTACGGGACTTGGGCTTTCGATTGTACAACAAATGATTGAGCTTCAGAACGGTACGATTACCGTAACCAGCGAGCCGCAAAAAGGCACTTGCTTTAATGTGGAACTGACTTTCCTCAAACCACAGAAAAGCTATAAGGAAATCAATACGGAGCAGTTAGCCGAAGCCAAAGTGTTGTTGGTCGATGATGATTTAGTTAATCGCACCATTGCGCACACGCTTTTGTCGCAAAAAGGCCTTAACGTGAAGCTGGCCGAAGATGGCGTACAAGCCGTAGAAATGGCCAGCGAAGAGCCTTTTAACCTGATTCTGATGGATTTGCATATGCCGCAAATGGACGGAATCGAGGCCGTGAAGATAATCCGACAAGACGGCGCGAGCCGAGACGCGCGCATCATTGCCCTGACTGCCACCGACGACCCCGACGAGCTTGTCGCGTGCATGAACGCAGGTATGAACGACCATTTGCCCAAGCCATTTGAGCAAGAATCGTTATACCGTAAGGTTATCGGCGCGTTGGTCTGA
- a CDS encoding Rab family GTPase, which yields MTSISKKIILLGNFGVGKTSLVQQFVHQRFSEKYLTTLGVKIDKKVVSTTSAEVSMIIWDIAGEISMQQKNHNYYLGAHGVIYVVDLSRPSTYEQILIDLAIIREQLPMSKIVVVGNKADLLSDTQLQQLNTFENLHCDFLTSARTGQNVEAMFEKMAFMLIG from the coding sequence ATGACTTCAATAAGTAAGAAAATAATATTGCTCGGCAACTTTGGTGTTGGGAAAACTTCGTTGGTACAACAGTTTGTGCATCAGCGTTTTTCTGAGAAATACCTTACCACGTTGGGCGTGAAAATTGATAAAAAAGTAGTAAGCACGACTTCGGCGGAAGTGTCTATGATTATCTGGGATATTGCGGGGGAAATTTCCATGCAACAGAAAAATCATAACTACTATTTGGGTGCGCATGGCGTGATTTATGTCGTGGATTTGTCGAGGCCATCTACCTACGAGCAAATTTTGATAGACTTGGCCATTATTCGCGAACAATTGCCTATGAGTAAAATTGTGGTGGTGGGCAATAAAGCCGATTTGCTTTCCGACACACAACTACAACAACTAAACACATTTGAAAACTTGCATTGCGATTTTCTCACCAGTGCCCGCACTGGCCAAAACGTAGAAGCAATGTTTGAAAAAATGGCTTTTATGCTAATTGGTTAA
- the gltX gene encoding glutamate--tRNA ligase produces the protein MERPVRVRFAPSPTGSLHIGGVRTALYNYLLARKTGGKFIIRIEDTDQTRFVEGAEDYIMEALRWCGITADEGVVEGGPHAPYRQSERKAMYMQYAMQLIESGNAYYAFDTPDELEAMRERLKAAQVPDPKYNAITRLSMKNSLTLPEDEVKARIAAGEPYVIRLKVPRKEEVRLNDMIRGWVMVHSATLDDKVLMKSDGMPTYHLANVVDDHLMEITHVIRGEEWLPSAPTHVLLYKAFGWEETMPRFAHLPLLLKPDGNGKLSKRDGEAHGFPVFPLAWKQTDEATGEIKTVAGFREEGYLPEAVVNFLALLGWNPGTQQELFTFDELVEAFTVERIGKSGTKFDINKAKWFNQQYLRQKPDAELAKHLLEDVQKNGLSCSAETAEKIVGLVKERAVFYKDLWTEAEFIFVRPTAYDESVAASKWNTDAVKVLTDYQAAVAAAAPLTHDSAKALLNEILEKHGLKIGKVMQAVRLAVTGRGAGPDLMHIMEILGNQETAERIGHALQTLNKFVVA, from the coding sequence ATGGAAAGACCCGTAAGAGTACGTTTTGCACCCAGCCCGACTGGTTCGCTGCACATTGGCGGTGTTCGCACAGCCCTTTACAATTATCTGTTAGCTCGCAAGACGGGCGGTAAATTTATTATCCGTATCGAAGACACCGACCAGACGCGTTTTGTGGAAGGTGCAGAAGACTATATCATGGAAGCCTTGCGTTGGTGTGGTATCACTGCCGACGAGGGCGTAGTAGAAGGCGGCCCACACGCGCCGTATCGCCAATCCGAACGCAAAGCAATGTATATGCAATACGCCATGCAGCTTATCGAAAGCGGCAACGCGTATTATGCTTTTGATACCCCCGACGAGTTGGAAGCCATGCGCGAACGCCTCAAAGCCGCGCAAGTGCCTGATCCTAAATACAATGCGATTACTCGTCTTTCGATGAAAAACTCGCTTACGCTTCCCGAAGACGAAGTGAAAGCACGCATCGCGGCGGGCGAACCTTATGTTATCCGTCTGAAAGTGCCACGCAAAGAAGAAGTACGTCTCAACGACATGATTCGCGGTTGGGTAATGGTACATTCGGCTACGCTCGACGACAAAGTTTTGATGAAATCCGACGGAATGCCAACTTACCATTTAGCCAACGTGGTAGATGACCACCTCATGGAAATAACACACGTAATTCGTGGGGAAGAATGGTTGCCGTCTGCCCCAACGCATGTGCTTTTGTATAAGGCTTTTGGTTGGGAAGAAACAATGCCACGTTTTGCGCATTTGCCGCTTTTGCTCAAGCCAGACGGCAACGGCAAGTTGAGCAAACGCGACGGCGAAGCACATGGTTTTCCAGTGTTCCCGTTGGCTTGGAAACAAACCGACGAGGCAACAGGCGAAATAAAAACTGTGGCTGGCTTCCGCGAAGAAGGTTATTTGCCTGAAGCAGTGGTAAATTTCTTGGCTTTGTTGGGCTGGAACCCAGGCACGCAACAAGAGTTATTTACTTTTGATGAATTGGTAGAAGCCTTCACGGTGGAGCGTATCGGCAAATCGGGTACAAAATTCGATATTAACAAAGCCAAGTGGTTCAATCAACAGTATTTACGCCAAAAACCAGATGCGGAATTGGCCAAACATTTGTTGGAAGACGTACAGAAAAACGGGCTTTCGTGCAGTGCCGAAACTGCCGAAAAAATCGTGGGTTTGGTGAAAGAACGTGCCGTTTTCTACAAAGACCTTTGGACGGAAGCAGAATTTATATTTGTGCGCCCAACGGCTTACGACGAAAGCGTAGCCGCTTCCAAATGGAATACCGACGCGGTAAAAGTGCTTACCGATTATCAGGCGGCTGTGGCTGCCGCCGCGCCACTTACACACGACAGCGCAAAAGCATTGCTCAACGAGATTTTGGAGAAACATGGCCTTAAAATCGGGAAAGTAATGCAAGCGGTTCGTTTGGCCGTAACGGGTAGAGGTGCAGGCCCAGATTTGATGCACATCATGGAAATTTTGGGCAACCAAGAAACCGCTGAGCGTATCGGCCACGCGCTACAAACACTCAATAAATTTGTAGTTGCATAA
- a CDS encoding WGR domain-containing protein translates to MKTFYLELSEEEANGTSHKFYEVIIDETKVTIRYGRIGTDGTASSQTFGTVAEAEKFAQKKVNEKKRKGYEEAVRGVRKKREITRRTITSSASTVKNRVPILWRFKTKSAAFGIFVDKNACWVGDESGAVYKLNHQAELQVQHQFPDGVKCLVADGNWIYLGCDDGNVYDLSGKTPRLAYEINEQVDIFWIDIKNGLLAVSDRGGNLSIINYEDEQQWASKMEGESAWMVRCDEVGRVFYGDSKGVSAFYGWEDHHAIWNHRTNPVLFGYLGNENVYAATTASTVHSFSREGEPLQVFKADNTVFSCATSPDEQYVFAGDNYSSVYCFNRSGERLWKLATGCGSAYSMQYFEEKLYIVTTDGSLACIDVSEAAIEQAKAGQVTEFKEIKAPNSKAALVQTDVLEQAAAGTQGVLLECVKEGGKLRVKVLTAGFRSDWYVQFPKNLRQEGKIYLVDNIQESAQGGFYRVLGNIYSA, encoded by the coding sequence ATGAAAACCTTTTATTTAGAGCTTTCCGAAGAAGAAGCCAACGGCACATCACACAAGTTTTATGAAGTAATCATAGACGAAACGAAAGTAACCATTCGTTACGGACGCATCGGCACAGACGGCACGGCCAGCAGCCAGACTTTTGGCACAGTCGCCGAAGCCGAAAAATTTGCACAAAAAAAAGTAAACGAGAAAAAACGTAAAGGCTACGAAGAAGCCGTGCGCGGCGTGCGCAAAAAACGCGAAATTACACGCCGTACCATTACCAGTAGTGCTTCTACGGTCAAAAATCGCGTACCGATTTTATGGCGTTTCAAGACCAAATCCGCAGCTTTCGGCATTTTTGTAGATAAAAATGCGTGTTGGGTCGGCGACGAGTCGGGCGCGGTGTACAAACTCAACCACCAAGCCGAGTTGCAAGTACAACACCAATTCCCCGACGGCGTGAAATGTTTGGTTGCCGACGGCAATTGGATTTACTTGGGTTGCGACGATGGCAACGTGTACGACCTTTCGGGCAAAACGCCGCGTTTGGCCTACGAGATAAACGAACAAGTAGATATTTTTTGGATTGACATTAAAAACGGCTTGTTGGCCGTGTCGGACAGGGGCGGAAACCTGAGCATCATCAACTACGAAGACGAACAACAATGGGCCAGCAAAATGGAAGGCGAAAGCGCGTGGATGGTGCGTTGCGATGAAGTTGGTCGTGTGTTTTATGGTGATAGTAAAGGTGTTTCGGCGTTTTATGGCTGGGAAGACCACCACGCCATTTGGAATCACCGCACCAATCCAGTTTTGTTTGGCTACTTAGGCAATGAGAATGTTTATGCGGCCACCACCGCATCTACCGTACACAGTTTTAGCCGCGAGGGTGAACCTTTGCAGGTTTTCAAAGCCGATAATACTGTATTTTCGTGCGCCACATCGCCCGACGAACAATATGTTTTTGCTGGAGATAACTATTCGTCTGTGTATTGTTTCAATCGCAGCGGCGAAAGACTTTGGAAACTGGCCACGGGCTGCGGTTCGGCCTATTCGATGCAGTATTTTGAAGAAAAACTATACATCGTAACAACCGACGGTTCGCTGGCTTGTATAGACGTGAGCGAAGCGGCCATCGAGCAGGCAAAAGCAGGGCAAGTTACTGAATTTAAGGAAATTAAAGCACCTAATTCTAAAGCCGCTCTCGTTCAGACCGACGTGCTAGAGCAAGCCGCCGCAGGTACGCAAGGCGTGTTGTTGGAGTGCGTGAAAGAAGGTGGCAAGTTGCGCGTAAAAGTGCTTACGGCTGGTTTCCGTTCGGATTGGTACGTTCAATTTCCCAAAAACTTGCGCCAAGAAGGCAAAATTTACTTGGTTGATAATATCCAAGAATCGGCACAAGGCGGTTTCTATCGCGTGTTAGGCAATATTTATTCTGCTTAA
- the priA gene encoding replication restart helicase PriA — protein sequence MSSIVFSNEIAPVSRQTFFVDVIMPVPLARLFTYRVPHELGDSVREGCRVIVPFGQRKIYTAVVARVHQTPPTAYQAKYLFECLDDAPSVLPSQIALWEWMASYYACTIGEVMQAALPAGLKISSESRLQLNPDFDIEEHIETLSDKELNLLRALQQNESLNYEEAAKILAVKHIYHILKTLIAKKAIILFEQLKDKYKPKIQRFLRLNPQFLADKEALQSLFEQLEKTPKQLNVLLQFLQLVPAHYKPETNEQGIAKKIFTEKNISQSSLQTLCKNGVFEEFEKQIPRFDFSENEEFEPITLTPLQLQTEQQIISHFEEKKIVLLRGITGSGKTEIYINLIQKILQNGQQVLFMLPEIALTAQMVLRLRKVFGEAMGIYHSRFSDNERVEVWREILSGRCRLVIGVRSSVFLPFQDLGLIIVDEEHESSYKQQDPAPRYHARDVAMILAQKQQAKTLLGSATPSVEAYFQAQTGRWGLVELLERYGDAQLPKIRFANMREEKRLKTLRENFSGTLLSALAHMKENEQQAILFQNRRGYAPALSCADCAQSPKCPYCDVSLTYHLSERLLRCHYCGHSETPPRECPACGSPKLQTVGFGTEKLEEQLLLLMPNLRVQRIDQDTTRQKNSLQQIIEDFEQYRADVLVGTQMVSKGLDFERVSLVGIFDIDRMLNFPDFRAHERTFQMGVQVSGRAGRREKQGEVIIQTNNPDQNTLQQIVRADYLAMYANEIAERQQFGYPPFTRLIKCTVRHQDNDYAAAAAQFMAEQLTAQLGKTRVLGAEPPLIERLRNQYLWVIMLKLEREGINHSAVKKYLSELIFALKNDKRYREADVVIDIDPL from the coding sequence ATGTCTTCTATTGTTTTTTCGAATGAGATTGCGCCAGTTTCGCGCCAAACTTTTTTTGTAGATGTCATTATGCCCGTGCCCTTGGCGCGGCTCTTTACCTATCGCGTGCCGCACGAGTTGGGCGATAGCGTGCGCGAGGGCTGCCGCGTGATTGTGCCTTTCGGCCAAAGAAAAATCTATACTGCCGTAGTGGCGCGAGTACACCAAACGCCCCCGACGGCCTACCAAGCCAAATATTTGTTTGAGTGCCTCGACGATGCGCCCAGCGTGCTGCCTTCTCAAATCGCGTTGTGGGAATGGATGGCCAGTTATTACGCCTGTACAATTGGCGAGGTGATGCAAGCGGCTTTGCCTGCGGGACTGAAAATCAGTAGCGAGTCGCGCCTGCAACTCAACCCCGATTTTGACATAGAAGAACACATCGAAACGCTTTCCGACAAAGAACTTAATCTGCTAAGGGCTTTGCAGCAAAACGAGTCGCTCAACTACGAAGAAGCCGCCAAAATATTGGCCGTCAAGCACATTTATCACATTCTCAAAACCCTAATTGCCAAAAAAGCAATTATTCTTTTTGAGCAACTCAAAGACAAATACAAACCCAAAATACAGCGTTTTTTGCGCCTCAATCCGCAATTTCTGGCCGATAAAGAAGCGTTGCAAAGCCTTTTTGAGCAATTAGAAAAAACACCCAAACAGCTCAACGTACTGTTGCAATTCCTGCAACTCGTGCCCGCGCATTACAAGCCCGAAACCAACGAGCAGGGCATCGCCAAAAAGATTTTTACAGAAAAAAATATTTCTCAATCTTCCCTCCAAACGCTTTGCAAAAATGGTGTTTTTGAGGAGTTCGAAAAGCAAATTCCGCGCTTTGATTTCTCTGAAAATGAGGAATTTGAACCTATTACGCTCACGCCTTTGCAGCTACAAACCGAGCAACAAATCATTTCGCATTTCGAAGAAAAAAAGATTGTGTTGTTGCGCGGCATTACGGGCAGCGGCAAAACCGAAATTTACATTAACCTGATTCAAAAAATCCTTCAAAACGGCCAACAAGTCTTGTTCATGTTGCCCGAAATCGCCCTGACCGCCCAAATGGTGTTGCGTTTGCGCAAGGTTTTCGGCGAGGCAATGGGCATTTATCATTCGCGTTTTTCCGACAACGAAAGAGTGGAGGTGTGGCGCGAAATCCTTTCAGGACGCTGCCGTTTGGTGATTGGCGTGCGTTCGTCGGTGTTTCTGCCTTTTCAGGATTTGGGTTTAATTATCGTGGACGAAGAACACGAAAGTTCGTACAAACAACAAGACCCCGCGCCGCGCTATCACGCCCGCGATGTGGCCATGATTTTAGCCCAAAAACAACAAGCCAAGACGCTACTCGGTTCGGCTACGCCCTCCGTAGAAGCCTATTTTCAGGCACAAACTGGCCGTTGGGGGCTGGTGGAATTGCTGGAACGTTATGGCGATGCCCAATTGCCCAAAATTCGTTTTGCCAATATGCGCGAAGAAAAACGCCTCAAAACGCTGCGCGAAAACTTTTCGGGAACGCTACTTTCGGCACTGGCACACATGAAAGAAAATGAGCAACAAGCCATTTTGTTCCAAAACCGACGCGGCTACGCGCCTGCACTTTCTTGCGCGGATTGCGCCCAATCGCCCAAATGTCCGTATTGCGACGTAAGCCTGACGTATCATTTGTCCGAAAGATTGCTACGCTGTCATTATTGCGGCCACAGCGAAACCCCGCCACGCGAATGCCCTGCCTGCGGCTCGCCCAAATTGCAAACGGTCGGGTTCGGAACGGAAAAATTAGAAGAACAATTGTTGTTGCTCATGCCCAATTTACGCGTGCAACGCATCGACCAAGACACTACGCGCCAGAAAAACAGCTTGCAACAAATCATTGAGGATTTCGAGCAATACCGCGCCGACGTGTTGGTCGGTACGCAAATGGTAAGCAAAGGACTTGATTTTGAGCGGGTGAGTTTGGTCGGCATTTTCGACATAGACCGAATGTTAAATTTTCCTGATTTCAGGGCGCACGAACGTACTTTTCAGATGGGCGTGCAAGTAAGTGGCCGTGCGGGACGGCGCGAAAAGCAAGGCGAAGTAATTATCCAGACCAACAACCCCGACCAAAACACTTTGCAGCAAATCGTACGCGCCGATTATTTGGCCATGTACGCCAACGAAATTGCCGAACGCCAACAGTTTGGATATCCGCCATTTACGCGCCTGATTAAATGCACGGTGCGCCACCAAGACAACGATTATGCCGCCGCCGCCGCGCAATTTATGGCCGAGCAACTCACCGCCCAACTCGGTAAAACGCGGGTGTTGGGGGCTGAGCCGCCACTCATCGAACGCCTACGCAACCAGTATTTGTGGGTGATTATGCTCAAGCTCGAACGCGAAGGAATTAATCATTCGGCAGTGAAAAAGTATTTGTCCGAACTGATTTTTGCCCTCAAAAACGATAAGCGTTACCGCGAAGCCGATGTGGTCATAGACATTGACCCGCTGTAA
- a CDS encoding peptidoglycan-binding domain-containing protein: protein MKRIAITLCIVFLGIIAFTHYKNYKRFNPPTLYTYTLRTDIDAQYHDPAVLLAYYENARRLPMMAREQWYNQDIDVLTPDHENQESVDASEIFRKLQATTDAQGARLAYSAQLKKLGFSNAEIREIELKGLSAFQAFVLKKALKLPLQRGDQNGSVWELQHLLVGLGYTMPVDGNFVQETESAVKAFQQKNKLYPSGVADEATMILLLQTTK, encoded by the coding sequence ATGAAAAGAATAGCCATAACCTTGTGTATTGTATTTTTGGGAATAATCGCATTTACGCATTATAAAAATTATAAACGTTTTAATCCGCCTACCCTCTACACTTACACATTGCGTACTGATATAGATGCCCAGTACCACGACCCAGCGGTTTTGTTGGCGTATTACGAAAATGCCCGCCGCCTGCCCATGATGGCACGAGAACAATGGTATAACCAAGACATAGACGTACTTACACCCGACCACGAAAACCAAGAAAGTGTAGATGCCAGCGAGATATTTCGTAAATTACAGGCAACCACCGACGCACAAGGTGCACGCTTGGCGTATTCGGCGCAACTCAAAAAATTGGGTTTTAGCAATGCCGAAATTCGCGAAATAGAACTAAAAGGTTTGTCGGCGTTTCAGGCATTTGTTTTGAAAAAAGCCCTCAAATTGCCGCTGCAACGTGGAGACCAAAACGGCAGCGTTTGGGAACTGCAACATTTGTTGGTTGGCTTGGGTTATACGATGCCCGTAGATGGCAATTTTGTACAAGAAACGGAATCGGCGGTGAAGGCTTTTCAACAAAAAAACAAATTGTATCCGTCTGGCGTGGCCGACGAAGCAACCATGATTCTTTTGCTACAAACAACAAAATAG
- a CDS encoding threonine aldolase family protein: MYNFKNDYSEGAHPAILAKLLATNLEQHIGYGEDDYSAQAKALLKQKIQNPEAAIYFVSGGTQANLLVISSLLRLHEAVISANTGHIFAHETGAIEAVGHRVITASSPNGKLQPTDIEQVQKAYLLRPHVVKPRMVYISNPTEVGTIYTKQELSELSAYCRAQNLLLFMDGARLGHALTAVGNDLTLPDLAKLTDVFYIGGTKNGALLGEAIVFNSPDLAPDFDYVLKQKGALLAKGRVLGIQFLTLFESDLYFELAAHANQMAAKIAQAVTAQGYSFLTHSTTNQIFPILPKTLITKLSQKYLFFEWKEIDEHRSAVRLITSWATSEAKVAEFIADLKL, from the coding sequence ATGTATAATTTCAAAAATGACTATTCGGAAGGGGCACACCCTGCCATTTTGGCCAAACTGCTCGCCACCAACCTCGAACAACACATAGGCTACGGCGAAGACGACTACTCCGCGCAAGCCAAAGCTTTATTAAAGCAAAAAATCCAAAATCCTGAGGCGGCTATTTACTTTGTATCGGGCGGTACGCAGGCCAATTTGTTGGTTATTTCCTCGCTGTTACGCCTACACGAGGCCGTGATTAGTGCCAATACAGGGCATATTTTCGCCCACGAAACAGGCGCGATAGAAGCCGTCGGCCACCGCGTCATTACGGCCTCATCACCCAACGGAAAACTGCAACCCACAGACATTGAGCAAGTGCAAAAGGCGTATTTGCTCCGTCCGCACGTCGTAAAGCCGCGCATGGTGTACATTTCCAACCCTACCGAAGTGGGCACTATTTACACCAAACAAGAACTCTCGGAACTTTCGGCCTATTGTCGGGCGCAAAACCTGTTACTTTTCATGGATGGTGCACGATTGGGGCACGCGCTCACGGCTGTCGGCAATGATTTGACGCTACCCGACCTTGCCAAACTCACAGACGTTTTTTATATCGGCGGCACGAAAAACGGCGCATTGTTAGGCGAAGCCATCGTATTCAATTCGCCCGACTTAGCCCCCGATTTCGACTATGTACTCAAACAAAAAGGGGCATTGCTGGCCAAAGGCCGCGTATTGGGTATTCAATTTTTGACTTTGTTCGAATCAGATTTGTATTTCGAGCTGGCAGCGCACGCCAACCAAATGGCGGCTAAGATAGCCCAAGCTGTTACGGCGCAAGGGTATTCTTTCCTGACGCATTCTACCACCAACCAAATATTCCCAATTCTACCCAAAACGCTCATCACGAAGTTGAGCCAAAAATATTTATTCTTTGAATGGAAAGAAATCGACGAACACCGCTCGGCAGTTCGGCTCATTACATCGTGGGCGACGAGTGAGGCCAAAGTCGCGGAGTTTATCGCCGACTTGAAACTGTAA